One Castanea sativa cultivar Marrone di Chiusa Pesio chromosome 4, ASM4071231v1 DNA window includes the following coding sequences:
- the LOC142632695 gene encoding uncharacterized protein LOC142632695 has product MRAFLCSIDESVWDSIENGYVRPTTARSECDKAVLALANANSKAINAIFCGVSTDEFHKISHAKTAKGAWMILETTYEGTKKVKDTNFQMLTTQFEELKMSDDKSFDSFYGKLNEIKKTKIEIKIQELIGSFQTYELGLPSHKPSKSLALKTINERLDDSSEEDDVEKEVAFLAKNFRKFLKMKSSGKSFSKGKFSSSKGGKKEFKKKDGKDSQSPQGVVCFECNGHGHIKKECPNYLRGKGKVFATTLSDFSDSESSNSNTEEECDSDRNYRTFMTITFIESKDDLRNLVNELGEHFKGKEVEESEDEDICQNVRESNLQEAYDSLLEDCGKYAKVANHAVRKMKKIEEEHKCTRVQLKEAKCEVEALKGELVEAYSKINVLLSQKSSHDKTGLGYTGEESSSSESKKEVRFVLAKSVENLKEVMPETETPAAEKRTIGDRRDTVAHVLAPHARNLNDDLDEGFSSTNFGNLGS; this is encoded by the exons ATGAGAGCATTTCTTTGTTCTATAGATGAGTCCGTATGGGATTCCATTGAGAATGGGTATGTTAGACCCACAACAGCCAGGTCTGAATGTGACAAGGCAGTACTTGCTTTAgcaaatgccaatagcaaagcaattaaCGCTATATTTTGTGGTGTGTCTACTGATGAATTCCACAAGATATCACATGCGAAGACTGCTAAGGGAGCTTGGATgattcttgagactacctacGAAGGTACCAAGAAGGTTAAGgacacaaattttcaaatgctTACCACTCAATTTGAAGAGCTTAAGATGAGTGACGATAagtcatttgattcattctatggGAAGCTCAACGAAATC aagaaaacaaagattgaGATTAAAATTCAAGAGCTAATTGGATCTTTCCAAACATATGAACTTGGATTGCCTTCTCACAAGCCAAGCAAATCGCTTGcactcaaaaccatcaatgagagGTTGGACGACTCTTCCGAGGAAGATGATGTGGAGAAAGAAGTAGCattccttgcaaagaacttccGAAAATTTCTAAAGATGAAGAGCAGTGGGAAGTCCTTTAGCAAAGGAAAGTTCTCATCATCCAAAGGTGGTAAAaaagagttcaagaagaaagatgggaaggactcTCAATCCCCCCAAGGAGTTGTGTGCTTTGAATGCAACGGCCATGGAcacatcaagaaagaatgtcccaACTACTTGAGAGGGAAAGGCAAGGTGTTTGCCACTACTCTTAGCGACTTTAGCGACTCCGAAAGCTCAAATTCAAACACAGAAGAAGAGTGTGACAGTGACAGGAACTATAGGACTTTCATGACAATTACCTTCATCGAATCTAAGGATGATTTAAGAAATTTGGTAAATGAACTTGGTGAGCATTTCAAGGGTaaggaagttgaagaatcgGAAGATGAAGATATATGCCAAAATGTAAGAGAGAGCAATcttcaagaagcatatgattctttgctagaagattgtggaaaatatgccaaGGTTGCGAATCatgctgtgagaaagatgaagaaaattgaagaagagcataagtGTACTCGTGTGCAACTTAAAGAGGctaaatgtgaagtagaagcACTCAAGGGAGAGCTAGTTGAAGCTtactctaagatcaa tgTGTTGTTGtcacaaaaatcttcacatgacAAGACTGGTTTGGGCTATACCGGAGAAGAAAGCTCTAGCAGCGAATCGAAGAAGGAAGTAAGGTTCGTATTAGCCAAGAGTGTTGAGAATCTTAAAGAAGTGATGCCTGAGACTGAGACCCCTGCTGCTGAGAAAAGAACCATTGGT GATCGGAGGGATACAGTTGCACATGTTCTTGCCCCACATGCTAGAAATTTAAATGATGATTTGGATGAAGGATTCTCCTCCACCAACTTTGGCAACCTTGGATCATGA